From one Eptesicus fuscus isolate TK198812 chromosome 3, DD_ASM_mEF_20220401, whole genome shotgun sequence genomic stretch:
- the LOC103286689 gene encoding LOW QUALITY PROTEIN: PRELI domain-containing protein 1, mitochondrial-like (The sequence of the model RefSeq protein was modified relative to this genomic sequence to represent the inferred CDS: inserted 1 base in 1 codon): protein MVKYFLGHSVLRSSWDQVFAAFWQRYPNPCSTHVLTEDIVHREVTPDQKLLSRRLLTKTSRMPXWAERLSPANVAHSVYILEDSIVDPQNRTMTTFTWNINHARLMVVEERCVYCVNSDNSGWTEIHREAWVSSGLFGVSRAVQEFGLARFKSNVTKSMKGFEYILAKLQGEAPSKTLVETAKEAKEKAEETALAATEKAKDLASQAATKKQQQQQFV from the exons ATGGTGAAGTATTTCCTGGGCCACAGCGTGCTCCGGAGTTCCTGGGACCAAGTGTTCGCTGCCTTCTGGCAGCGGTACCCGAATCCCTGTAGCACACATGTCTTGACGGAAGACATAGTGCACCGGGAGGTGACCCCTGACCAGAAGCTCCTGTCCCGGAGACTCCTGACCAAGACCAGCAGGATGC CCTGGGCCGAGCGACTGTCTCCTGCCAATGTCGctcactcagtgtacatcctggAGGATTCTATTGTGGACCCACAGAACCGGACCATGACCACCTTCACTTGGAACATCAACCACGCCCGGCTGATGGTGGTGGAGGAACGATGCGTTTACTGTGTGAACTCTGATAACAGCGGCTGGACCGAAATCCACCGGGAAGCTTGGGTCTCCTCTGGCTTATTTGGCGTCTCCAGAGCTGTCCAGGAATTTGGTCTCGCCCGGTTCAAAAGCAATGTGACCAAGTCCATGAAGGGTTTTGAATACATCTTGGCCAAGCTGCAAGGTGAGGCCCCTTCCAAAACCCTTGTTGAGACGGCCAAGGAAGCcaaggagaaggcagaggagacGGCACTGGCAGCTACAGAGAAGGCCAAGGACCTTGCCAGCCAGGCAGCcaccaagaagcagcagcagcagcagtttgTGTAG